In Vibrio lentus, the genomic stretch CCGCGAAGCCTTTGGTTAACCATCAACCAAGCTAAGCTTGATCATCAATCACTTAAGCTTGCTTGTTAAACCAAGCCAGTTTTTCATGAAGCTGAGCAACACTTCCAACAACGATAAGTGCTGGGCTTTTTGCGACGCTCGCAAGGTTGGCTAAGTCACTCAAACCACCACGGAACACTTTCTGTTCTTGGCGCGTACCATTTTCAATAATCGCAACGGGCATGTCTGCTCGCATACCGTTATCAAGTAAGTTTTTCTGAATGTTCGGGCTCTCTTTCAGACCCATGTAGAACACAATCGTGTGGTTGTGCTGAGCAAGCGAACGCCAATCAATATCTTCACCATCTTTCTTAAGATGGCCAGTAATGAATTGAACGCTTTGTGCGTGATCTCTATGTGTTAGCGGAATCCCCGCGTAAGCCGTCGCTCCTGCCGCTGCCGTGATTCCGGGTACCACTTCAAACTTCACACCATTTTCAGCCAGAGTTTCACACTCTTCGCCACCACGACCAAAGATAAACGAGTCACCGCCTTTAAGGCGAACGACATGCTTATTTTCTTGCGCTTTAGTCACGAGCAGTTGGTTGATCTGATCTTGTGGTACACAGTGATGGTCGAGCTTTTTCCCTACATACAGCATTTCTGCATCGGCGTTAGCCATTGCCAAAATATCTTTAGATACCAAGCGGTCATAAACGACCACATCAGCCTGTTGAATAACACGTGCCGCTTTTAGGGTAAGTAAATCTGGGTCACCAGGGCCCGCGCCTACTAATGAAACCAATCCTTTGGTTACTTCTTTAACATTCGATGACGATACTTCTGACATGCTTTGCTCCGAAGGTTTGCTTGTTTTATCTCAAGCTTCAATCTATGTGATAAGTCACTGTATTCATGATGACTTATCCAAATCCTTAACCCTTAGACTATCAGGTGTTGAGTTAAATATTCAGTCTAAATACTAACGAAGATAGAAGTAATTATAACAAAACAGTCTATTGCGAGTAATTTGCGCAATGATATAAGGGCTTTCGAACTAAAAAAGCCCCAAACATGTTGTTGGGACTCTTAATCTCATACTAAATTACGTTTCACCGTATTCAGAATTACTTAGCACCTAGAGAAGGAGCGGTTCTTGCGTGTGTTAGGAACAAAGGAACACATGTTAAGAACAAACCACCAACGATGTTACCAAGGATTGTAGGGATAAGGTTGAAGTTCAACCATGTCGCGATACCGAAATCAGCGCCTAGAATCATACCCAGTGGGAATAGGAACATGTTTACTACTGTATGCTCGAATACGAGTGCGAAGAAGATGAAGATTGGGAACCACATCATTGCTACACGACCAGACACAGTACGTGCTGTCATGTTACCAATCACGCCTAGACATACCATTAGGTTACAGAAGATACCGCGTACGAAACACGTGATCCATCCGTCCATACCCATGTTTTCAAAACCTAGGCTACGAGCTGTAGAAACCGCAATGAACTTTTGTGCTACTGCGTTTGGATCTAAAGAGAAGTTACCCGTTAATGAGATAGCAACCAATACCGCAACGATTAGAGAACCGATGAGGTTACCAAGGCCAACAATACCCCAACAACGTAGAACACGACCCCAAGTCACACCTGGGCGGTTATCGAATTTCGCTAAAGGAGCAAGGCCAAATACACCCGTTACTAGATCGTAGCCCATTACACTTAGAATCACGAAGCCTACTGGGAACACAAGAGCGCCAACAATACCAATGCCTGTTTGCACGATAGCCGTGATTGCAACAACAACGGCAAGAGAAAGAATGATGCCTGCCATTGTGCTTCGAATAAGAAGATCGCGAGTACTTGTTTTCGTTTTCGCTTCACCCACATCGATCATCGTTTGAACGAATTCAGCTGGTTTAAAATCAGGAGACATAAGGTTGTCCTTAAAAAGTTAAAATTAAAAGTTAAAATTGGATAGGAAAAGGCTCTAGCTGCCGAACTAAGGCAATGTCGGGAACTAGAACCCTTGAACTATCAAATCTTGTTACGTATTCGATTATGCTGAGATTTCAACAGCACCTTTGGTAATACGAGCTTTATACGCTTTCACGCTGAAGTTCTCGTCTTCCATGCACACACCTGTTGCTAAGTTAAAGCGTTGCTTCTTAAGTGGGCTCGCCACCCAA encodes the following:
- the cobA gene encoding uroporphyrinogen-III C-methyltransferase, coding for MSEVSSSNVKEVTKGLVSLVGAGPGDPDLLTLKAARVIQQADVVVYDRLVSKDILAMANADAEMLYVGKKLDHHCVPQDQINQLLVTKAQENKHVVRLKGGDSFIFGRGGEECETLAENGVKFEVVPGITAAAGATAYAGIPLTHRDHAQSVQFITGHLKKDGEDIDWRSLAQHNHTIVFYMGLKESPNIQKNLLDNGMRADMPVAIIENGTRQEQKVFRGGLSDLANLASVAKSPALIVVGSVAQLHEKLAWFNKQA
- a CDS encoding formate/nitrite transporter family protein, with amino-acid sequence MSPDFKPAEFVQTMIDVGEAKTKTSTRDLLIRSTMAGIILSLAVVVAITAIVQTGIGIVGALVFPVGFVILSVMGYDLVTGVFGLAPLAKFDNRPGVTWGRVLRCWGIVGLGNLIGSLIVAVLVAISLTGNFSLDPNAVAQKFIAVSTARSLGFENMGMDGWITCFVRGIFCNLMVCLGVIGNMTARTVSGRVAMMWFPIFIFFALVFEHTVVNMFLFPLGMILGADFGIATWLNFNLIPTILGNIVGGLFLTCVPLFLTHARTAPSLGAK